One Cupriavidus oxalaticus genomic region harbors:
- a CDS encoding amidohydrolase family protein, with translation MNQPATPVVDCHFHIFDAGPAAPAARYRPPYAASLHEWQRLAGGLGDPFGVVVQTSFLGTDNAALLAALRTMPARLRGVAVVDPGVSDAALRELDDAGVRGIRLNLYRDPGWRRIGTAPWRALFARIAALGWHVELHTDNGDGSTVLAALDAELDAALSEGDMPVVLDHFGRPGAAGVADPVFSVAAAVRERRQVWVKCSAPYRLVAPGAWRELAQRWLEVVGADRLLWGSDWPWTNHEAAERAGECSELSGWPGTAPADASLNEALRWRNAAALYGFAIAPGAAD, from the coding sequence ATGAATCAACCCGCAACGCCGGTGGTGGACTGCCACTTCCATATCTTCGATGCCGGCCCGGCAGCGCCCGCCGCCCGTTATCGGCCCCCGTATGCCGCCTCGCTGCACGAGTGGCAGCGCCTGGCCGGAGGGCTTGGCGACCCGTTCGGGGTGGTGGTGCAGACCAGCTTCCTCGGCACCGACAACGCCGCGCTGCTGGCGGCGCTGCGCACCATGCCGGCGCGGCTGCGCGGCGTCGCGGTGGTCGATCCCGGCGTATCCGATGCGGCGTTGCGCGAGTTGGACGACGCGGGCGTGCGCGGCATCCGGCTGAACCTCTATCGCGATCCCGGCTGGCGGCGCATCGGCACAGCGCCGTGGCGCGCATTGTTCGCGCGTATCGCTGCGCTGGGCTGGCACGTCGAACTCCATACCGACAACGGCGACGGCAGCACGGTGCTGGCCGCGCTGGATGCCGAGCTGGATGCCGCGCTGAGCGAAGGCGACATGCCGGTGGTGCTGGACCATTTTGGCAGGCCGGGCGCAGCGGGCGTGGCGGACCCGGTGTTCAGCGTCGCCGCGGCGGTGCGCGAGCGTCGGCAGGTGTGGGTCAAATGCAGCGCCCCATACCGGCTGGTGGCGCCGGGGGCGTGGCGCGAACTGGCGCAGCGGTGGCTGGAAGTGGTTGGTGCCGATCGGCTGCTGTGGGGCAGCGACTGGCCGTGGACCAATCATGAAGCTGCCGAACGGGCAGGGGAATGCAGTGAACTCAGCGGCTGGCCTGGCACCGCGCCGGCGGATGCTTCGCTGAATGAAGCGCTGCGCTGGCGCAATGCCGCGGCGTTGTATGGGTTTGCGATCGCGCCGGGGGCGGCGGATTAA
- a CDS encoding DUF2894 domain-containing protein produces the protein MAEDVAASARAQLDAWRDSDAAGVDPVRFRLIEALARRSASHDGAVRQMLDARLAALVDSYREAIAQDAAGREAAAATAQDATAEAAGMLAGLVSYIKANTRAAGIDSAPGASAPRASAPVRAVRPEPAPELVDYFRDTWSRVSVSRQLRQSQAQLPGNAGPLNSDHLVHRALTLMHELSPGYLEQFFSYVEAMAWLEQLHRGGAPAENEAVRATSAKKTTRSKPRKAAS, from the coding sequence GTGGCTGAAGACGTGGCCGCAAGCGCGCGCGCGCAGCTCGACGCCTGGCGCGACAGCGATGCCGCCGGCGTCGACCCGGTGCGCTTCCGGCTGATCGAAGCGCTGGCACGGCGTTCGGCCAGCCATGACGGCGCGGTGCGACAGATGCTGGATGCGCGGCTGGCGGCGCTGGTCGACAGTTATCGCGAAGCCATCGCGCAAGATGCTGCGGGGCGCGAAGCCGCTGCGGCAACGGCACAGGATGCAACCGCGGAAGCGGCCGGCATGCTTGCCGGCCTGGTCAGCTATATCAAGGCCAATACGCGCGCCGCGGGGATCGACTCTGCACCAGGCGCCTCTGCGCCGCGCGCCTCTGCGCCGGTGCGCGCCGTGCGTCCCGAGCCCGCGCCGGAACTGGTCGACTATTTCCGCGACACGTGGTCGCGCGTCAGCGTGAGCCGCCAGTTGCGGCAGTCGCAGGCGCAGTTGCCGGGCAATGCCGGGCCGCTCAATTCCGACCACCTCGTGCATCGTGCGCTGACGCTGATGCACGAGCTGTCGCCGGGCTACCTGGAGCAGTTCTTTTCGTATGTCGAGGCGATGGCATGGCTGGAACAGCTGCATCGCGGCGGTGCCCCGGCAGAGAACGAAGCGGTGCGGGCCACGAGCGCGAAGAAGACCACCCGCAGCAAGCCGCGCAAGGCGGCAAGTTAA
- a CDS encoding OmpA family protein — protein MKDDYIDAGVEPTVPAWAVFGDLMSVLLGAFVLVLLGVIGVQLELSARLEDEVRQRQEEAQRRQTLEQALAGPLAAGRVTLVNGRIGISGSVLFALNSDQLQPEGRELLRSLAAPLSAYLRTRDEMLMVSGFTDDQQVREGNRRFADNWELSAQRALTVTRALIDAGVPPASLFSAGFGSQQPVTANTDAGSRAKNRRVEIAPVPRVTMGTGKPRG, from the coding sequence ATGAAGGACGACTACATCGACGCCGGCGTCGAGCCGACGGTACCGGCCTGGGCGGTCTTCGGCGACCTGATGTCGGTGCTGCTGGGCGCGTTCGTGCTGGTGCTGCTGGGCGTCATCGGCGTGCAGCTCGAGCTGTCGGCGCGGCTTGAGGACGAGGTGCGTCAGCGGCAGGAAGAGGCGCAGCGCCGCCAGACGCTGGAGCAGGCGCTGGCCGGCCCGCTCGCCGCCGGGCGCGTGACGCTGGTGAACGGGCGCATCGGCATCAGCGGCAGCGTGCTGTTCGCCCTGAACTCCGACCAGTTGCAGCCCGAGGGCCGCGAGCTGCTGCGCAGCCTGGCCGCGCCGCTGTCGGCCTACCTGCGCACGCGCGACGAAATGCTGATGGTCAGCGGCTTCACCGACGACCAGCAGGTACGCGAGGGCAACCGCCGCTTCGCCGACAACTGGGAGCTGTCGGCGCAGCGCGCGCTGACCGTGACGCGCGCGCTGATCGATGCCGGCGTGCCGCCCGCTTCGCTGTTCTCGGCGGGCTTCGGCTCGCAGCAGCCGGTCACCGCCAATACCGATGCCGGGAGCCGCGCGAAGAACCGGCGCGTGGAAATCGCGCCGGTGCCGCGCGTGACCATGGGGACGGGGAAGCCTCGTGGCTGA
- a CDS encoding DUF802 domain-containing protein, producing the protein MNRYFFHLVVFLAGLAAVCWIAAGYAGSNALALSVTLLIGACYVAGAHELMRYRQGTLGLAQAVQGLSEAPASLDGWLVRLPAGLRNAVRLRVEGERVALPGPALTPYLVGLLVLLGMLGTFLGMVSTLRGTGMALETATDLQAIRASLAAPVKGLGFAFGTSVAGVATSAMLGLLSALCRRERVQAAQALDARIATTLRLYSRSHQRDESFRLLQRQADAMPALVDRLQAMMATMEQQNQAMAERLAASQEAFHGKTEAVYTQLAASVGQSLKDSVADSARAAGTAIQPAVEATMAGLARETAAMRDAVTQSVQQQLEGISARFETSTAGVAGIWNEALASQQRSNEALTGELRGALDGFAQAFEQRSAGLIAQVAARLETTSASTAQAWTEALSQHARTGEKLAADNQQALAAATAAFEQQAVSLVRTVGQSHADLQAGLASHDEQRLAAWAGTLGSMTEALRQQWDQASAQAASRQQEICTALAQTANDISAQSQAHASGTIAEIDRLVQAAADAPKAALALQAELSARDEQRLAAWTDALGNMAAGLRGEWEQASAQAASRQQEICAALAQTASDISAQSQAHASGTIAEIDRLVQAAADAPKAALALQTELSTRDEQRLAAWTEALAAMAATLRQEWQQAGAQTATRQQEICAALAQTAQAISTETQAHASGTLAEIERLVQAAAEAPRAAAALQAELAARDEQRLAAWTGHLDSMAASLREQWEQAGSHSASRQQEICDTLAQTARDITAQAEAHASSTIAEVARLMQASAEAPRAAAEVIAELRQKLTEGMARDNAMLEERSRMLETLGTLLDAVNHASTGQRAAVDTLLATTSELLERVGGRFTEQVESETGRLAQAAAQVTGSAVEVASLGEAFGVAVQMFSASNDKLSEQLQRIEAALDKSMARSDEQLAYYVAQAREVVDLSMLSQKQILEDLQQLGGRQAARAEAA; encoded by the coding sequence ATGAACCGATACTTCTTCCATCTTGTTGTTTTCCTGGCGGGCCTGGCGGCCGTGTGCTGGATCGCCGCAGGCTATGCCGGCTCGAATGCGCTGGCGTTGTCGGTCACGCTGCTGATCGGCGCCTGCTACGTGGCCGGCGCGCATGAGCTGATGCGCTACCGGCAGGGCACGCTGGGGCTGGCGCAGGCGGTGCAGGGGCTGTCCGAGGCGCCGGCAAGCCTGGATGGCTGGCTCGTGCGCCTGCCCGCGGGGCTGCGCAACGCCGTGCGCCTGCGCGTCGAGGGCGAGCGCGTGGCGCTGCCGGGGCCGGCGCTGACGCCGTACCTGGTCGGCCTGCTGGTGCTGCTGGGCATGCTCGGCACGTTCCTCGGCATGGTGTCGACGCTGCGCGGCACCGGCATGGCGCTGGAAACCGCGACCGACCTGCAGGCGATCCGCGCGTCGCTGGCGGCGCCGGTGAAGGGGCTGGGCTTCGCCTTCGGCACCTCGGTGGCCGGCGTGGCCACGTCGGCCATGCTGGGGCTGCTGTCGGCGCTGTGCCGGCGCGAACGCGTGCAGGCCGCGCAGGCGCTCGATGCGCGCATCGCCACCACGCTGCGCCTCTATTCGCGCAGCCACCAGCGCGACGAGTCGTTCCGCCTGCTGCAGCGCCAGGCCGATGCCATGCCGGCGCTGGTCGACCGGCTGCAGGCCATGATGGCGACCATGGAACAACAGAACCAGGCCATGGCGGAGCGCCTGGCGGCCAGCCAGGAAGCCTTCCACGGCAAGACCGAAGCGGTCTACACCCAACTGGCCGCCTCGGTCGGGCAATCGCTGAAAGACAGCGTCGCCGACAGCGCGCGCGCCGCCGGCACGGCGATCCAGCCGGCCGTGGAAGCGACCATGGCCGGCCTGGCGCGCGAGACCGCCGCCATGCGCGACGCCGTCACGCAGTCCGTGCAGCAGCAGCTCGAAGGCATCTCGGCGCGCTTCGAGACCTCGACCGCCGGCGTCGCCGGGATCTGGAACGAGGCGCTCGCCAGCCAGCAGCGCAGCAATGAAGCCCTGACGGGCGAACTGCGCGGCGCGCTCGACGGCTTTGCGCAGGCGTTCGAGCAACGTTCGGCCGGCCTCATCGCGCAGGTGGCGGCACGTCTGGAAACCACCTCCGCCAGCACCGCGCAGGCGTGGACCGAGGCCCTGTCGCAACACGCCCGCACCGGCGAGAAGCTCGCCGCCGACAACCAACAGGCGCTGGCCGCCGCCACGGCGGCATTCGAACAGCAGGCGGTATCGCTGGTGCGCACCGTGGGCCAGTCGCACGCCGACCTGCAGGCGGGCCTGGCATCGCATGACGAACAGCGCTTGGCCGCGTGGGCCGGCACGCTCGGCAGCATGACCGAGGCGCTGCGCCAGCAGTGGGACCAGGCCAGCGCGCAGGCCGCGAGCCGCCAGCAGGAGATCTGCACGGCGCTGGCGCAGACCGCAAACGATATTTCCGCCCAGTCGCAGGCGCATGCCAGCGGCACCATCGCCGAGATCGACCGGCTGGTGCAGGCCGCCGCCGACGCGCCCAAGGCCGCGCTGGCGCTGCAGGCCGAGCTGAGCGCACGCGACGAGCAACGCCTCGCAGCCTGGACCGACGCGCTTGGCAACATGGCCGCCGGACTGCGCGGGGAATGGGAACAGGCGAGCGCACAGGCCGCGAGCCGCCAGCAGGAAATCTGCGCCGCGCTGGCGCAGACCGCCAGCGACATCTCGGCCCAGTCGCAGGCCCACGCCAGCGGCACCATCGCCGAGATCGACCGGCTGGTGCAGGCCGCCGCCGACGCGCCCAAGGCCGCTCTCGCGCTGCAGACCGAACTGAGCACGCGCGACGAACAACGCCTCGCCGCCTGGACCGAAGCCCTCGCCGCGATGGCCGCCACGCTGCGCCAGGAATGGCAGCAGGCGGGCGCGCAGACCGCCACCCGCCAGCAGGAAATCTGCGCGGCACTGGCGCAGACCGCGCAAGCGATTTCCACCGAAACACAGGCGCACGCCAGCGGCACGCTGGCCGAGATCGAGCGCCTGGTGCAAGCCGCCGCCGAGGCACCCAGGGCCGCCGCCGCGCTGCAGGCCGAACTGGCCGCGCGCGACGAACAGCGCCTGGCCGCCTGGACCGGCCACCTCGACAGCATGGCCGCCTCGCTGCGCGAGCAATGGGAACAGGCCGGCAGCCACAGCGCCAGCCGCCAGCAGGAGATCTGCGACACCCTGGCGCAGACCGCGCGCGACATCACCGCGCAGGCCGAGGCGCACGCCAGCAGCACCATCGCCGAAGTCGCGCGCCTGATGCAGGCGTCCGCCGAAGCGCCCAGGGCCGCGGCCGAAGTCATCGCCGAACTGCGCCAGAAGCTCACCGAAGGCATGGCCCGCGACAACGCCATGCTGGAAGAGCGCAGCCGCATGCTGGAAACGCTGGGCACGCTGCTCGACGCCGTGAACCACGCCTCCACCGGCCAGCGCGCCGCGGTCGACACGCTGCTGGCGACCACGTCCGAGCTGCTGGAACGCGTCGGCGGCCGCTTCACCGAGCAGGTCGAGTCCGAGACCGGGCGCCTGGCGCAGGCCGCGGCGCAGGTCACCGGCAGCGCCGTCGAGGTGGCGAGCCTGGGCGAGGCCTTCGGCGTGGCGGTGCAGATGTTCAGCGCATCCAACGACAAGCTGTCCGAGCAGCTGCAGCGCATCGAGGCCGCGCTCGACAAATCGATGGCGCGCAGCGATGAGCAGCTGGCCTACTACGTGGCGCAGGCGCGCGAGGTGGTCGACCTCAGCATGCTGTCGCAGAAGCAGATCCTGGAAGACCTGCAGCAGCTGGGCGGCCGGCAGGCAGCGCGCGCAGAGGCGGCATGA
- a CDS encoding DUF3348 domain-containing protein has product MSQEPRRTGFSGPTLVRLLARLTDADAPPPATSLSGQLSQWLGWPDAIALSAALKAGSAAVPANPRACGATAEEQECARVRGALADAIAGDNALAARRRGPGRPSALAEAMDAQVDYAIYRHRYVSQQQAMETAIGALRGRLRAALSTRAPDMARLAMVDAVMERVLGAREQSVLGSVPTLLEGHFQRLRQAEAAALAEAQAATKPAAAAPVAPGAWLAVFRKDMQSVLLAELEIRFQPVEGLLAALRGS; this is encoded by the coding sequence ATGTCCCAAGAGCCCCGGCGCACAGGTTTCAGCGGTCCGACGCTAGTCCGGCTGCTGGCGCGCCTGACCGACGCCGACGCCCCACCTCCTGCAACGTCACTTTCGGGCCAGCTGAGCCAATGGCTGGGCTGGCCAGATGCGATCGCCCTGTCGGCGGCGCTGAAAGCCGGGTCGGCCGCGGTGCCAGCCAACCCGCGTGCCTGCGGCGCCACCGCCGAAGAGCAGGAGTGCGCGCGCGTGCGCGGCGCGCTGGCCGATGCCATCGCCGGGGACAATGCCCTGGCCGCGCGCCGCCGCGGCCCTGGCCGGCCGTCGGCGCTGGCCGAGGCCATGGATGCGCAGGTGGACTACGCCATCTACCGCCACCGCTACGTGTCGCAGCAGCAGGCCATGGAGACCGCGATCGGCGCGTTGCGCGGGCGGCTGCGGGCCGCCTTGTCGACGCGCGCGCCGGACATGGCCCGGCTGGCGATGGTCGATGCCGTGATGGAGCGCGTGCTGGGCGCGCGCGAGCAAAGCGTGCTCGGCAGCGTGCCGACCCTGCTGGAAGGGCATTTCCAGCGGTTGCGCCAGGCCGAAGCCGCGGCGCTGGCCGAGGCCCAGGCCGCCACAAAGCCGGCCGCCGCAGCCCCGGTCGCGCCCGGCGCGTGGCTGGCCGTGTTTCGCAAGGATATGCAAAGCGTATTGCTGGCCGAGCTGGAAATACGCTTCCAACCCGTCGAAGGATTGCTCGCCGCCCTGCGCGGCAGCTGA
- a CDS encoding 6,7-dimethyl-8-ribityllumazine synthase: MNQPVSAFQRATAPAAGFSLPEGKRIAYIHAQWHADIVNRARDAFVAEMAKLGVTADAIDIYDVPGAFEIPLHAQRLARSGKYAAIVASGFVVDGGIYRHEFVADAVISGLMRVQLDTEVPVFSAVLTPKSFHEHDEHHRFFAEHFVVKGREAAQACVRTVASLQKLAA, from the coding sequence ATGAATCAGCCTGTCTCCGCTTTCCAGCGCGCCACCGCACCCGCGGCCGGCTTTTCCCTCCCCGAAGGCAAGCGCATTGCCTACATCCATGCCCAATGGCATGCCGATATCGTCAATCGCGCCCGCGACGCGTTCGTGGCCGAAATGGCAAAGCTCGGCGTCACCGCGGACGCCATCGACATCTACGATGTTCCGGGGGCTTTTGAAATCCCGCTGCACGCGCAACGGCTTGCCAGGTCCGGCAAGTACGCCGCCATCGTCGCCAGCGGCTTTGTCGTCGACGGTGGCATCTACCGGCATGAATTCGTCGCCGATGCCGTCATCAGCGGCCTGATGCGCGTCCAGCTCGACACCGAGGTCCCTGTGTTCTCGGCCGTGCTGACCCCGAAGAGCTTCCACGAGCACGACGAGCACCATCGCTTCTTTGCCGAGCATTTCGTGGTCAAGGGCCGCGAGGCGGCGCAGGCCTGCGTCCGCACGGTCGCGTCGCTGCAGAAGCTGGCGGCCTGA
- a CDS encoding GAF domain-containing protein, with protein sequence MSQATHPAPQAGAPLEDAGSLIAQVNLLCDALRQAREPAAALDAIGAATLRTLGPGLLTINAWHVQTARIERLWSSDTAAYPVGGHKTKGDSPWRRQLLERGEVFVGEGDDALAAVFDDVQVIRKLGCTAVVNVPLGHQGSVVGTFNYLADRAIWSAAEVAALRLLAALAVAPVQALAAART encoded by the coding sequence GTGAGCCAGGCAACGCACCCGGCCCCGCAAGCCGGCGCGCCGCTGGAAGACGCCGGCTCGCTGATCGCGCAGGTCAACCTGCTGTGCGACGCGCTGCGGCAGGCGCGCGAGCCCGCCGCGGCGCTCGACGCGATCGGCGCGGCCACGCTGCGCACGCTCGGGCCGGGGCTGCTGACGATCAATGCCTGGCATGTGCAGACGGCGCGGATCGAACGCCTGTGGTCCTCCGACACCGCAGCCTACCCGGTCGGCGGGCACAAGACCAAGGGCGACAGCCCGTGGCGCCGGCAGTTGCTGGAGCGTGGTGAGGTCTTTGTCGGCGAGGGCGATGACGCGCTGGCGGCGGTGTTCGATGACGTGCAGGTGATCCGCAAGCTCGGCTGCACGGCGGTGGTCAATGTGCCGCTGGGCCACCAGGGCTCAGTGGTCGGCACCTTCAACTACCTGGCCGATCGCGCCATCTGGTCGGCCGCCGAGGTGGCGGCGCTCAGGCTGCTGGCGGCGCTGGCGGTGGCGCCGGTACAGGCGCTGGCGGCTGCGCGCACCTGA